Proteins from a single region of Methanosphaera sp.:
- a CDS encoding phospholipase D-like domain-containing protein, whose protein sequence is MSLNTKFITNEEDNKLEARLNSKLDGCKSFDCLVGYFYVDGFYKLQDQLKNVDKIRILVGMGVGSRVFKIIEESRRSEDTQDSNINEKDKILLNWIKEKKVEIRALKKVHSKLYLMSNGEDEGCAIVGSSNLTAPGLSNNGELNVQLDDNEDYKYLLDKFNTLWDESTEITRENINTSRYNGQTSSNSNRKADLVVIKETVDEVKEVMEKIEADSEYISDFESIDIKKGIISGSNNILIVNKEIRDDLIQKDPRSSEVLKPIIKVDQVKKWDISSDENYVIFIQKDMDLSEYPAVEEYLSQFKDVLNERPPVVSGEKQWYELNKTSYIDPEMPKLIFTCESYASLYAVFTDKFTYSSGPKYALSCDDVRSLKIIQALFSSNVLNFIYKIYKNNSDQKRVKDTMIKEKFPLKFPKDKKEEDKIIELVEELQEIDDKNQIQKSENDLNDIIYELYDLNDNEIQVIEEYLEY, encoded by the coding sequence ATGTCATTAAATACTAAATTTATTACAAATGAGGAAGACAATAAGCTTGAAGCTAGATTAAATTCAAAACTTGATGGTTGTAAATCTTTTGATTGTCTTGTTGGCTATTTTTATGTTGATGGATTTTATAAACTACAAGATCAATTAAAGAATGTTGATAAGATACGTATTCTTGTTGGGATGGGTGTTGGATCTAGAGTATTTAAGATAATTGAAGAATCAAGAAGAAGTGAGGATACTCAAGATTCAAATATTAATGAAAAAGACAAAATACTACTAAATTGGATTAAAGAAAAAAAAGTTGAAATAAGAGCTTTAAAGAAAGTTCATTCAAAATTGTATCTTATGAGTAATGGTGAAGATGAAGGTTGTGCTATTGTTGGATCTAGTAATTTAACAGCACCAGGTCTTAGTAATAATGGAGAACTTAATGTCCAACTTGATGATAATGAAGATTATAAATACTTATTAGATAAATTTAACACTTTATGGGATGAATCTACTGAAATTACAAGGGAAAATATTAATACTTCAAGATATAATGGACAAACATCTTCAAATTCAAATAGAAAAGCTGATTTAGTTGTCATTAAAGAAACTGTTGATGAAGTTAAAGAAGTTATGGAAAAAATAGAAGCAGATTCTGAATATATAAGTGATTTTGAATCTATCGATATTAAAAAAGGAATTATTTCAGGATCTAATAATATACTCATTGTAAATAAGGAAATAAGGGATGATTTAATACAGAAAGATCCTAGAAGTAGTGAAGTATTAAAGCCAATAATTAAAGTGGATCAAGTTAAAAAATGGGATATTTCATCTGATGAAAACTATGTTATTTTCATACAAAAAGATATGGATCTTAGTGAATATCCAGCAGTTGAGGAGTATTTAAGTCAGTTTAAAGATGTTCTCAATGAAAGACCACCTGTAGTGAGCGGAGAAAAACAATGGTATGAACTTAATAAAACATCATATATTGATCCTGAAATGCCAAAATTAATCTTTACATGTGAAAGTTATGCGAGTCTTTATGCAGTATTTACAGATAAGTTTACTTATTCATCAGGTCCTAAATATGCACTATCATGTGATGATGTAAGATCATTAAAGATTATTCAAGCATTATTTTCATCAAATGTGTTGAATTTCATATATAAAATATATAAAAACAATAGTGATCAAAAAAGAGTTAAAGATACTATGATTAAAGAGAAGTTTCCACTTAAATTCCCAAAAGATAAGAAAGAAGAAGATAAAATTATAGAACTTGTTGAAGAACTTCAAGAAATAGATGATAAAAATCAAATTCAGAAGTCAGAAAATGATTTAAATGATATAATTTATGAGTTATATGATTTAAATGATAATGAAATTCAAGTTATTGAAGAGTACCTTGAATATTGA